The Juglans microcarpa x Juglans regia isolate MS1-56 chromosome 2S, Jm3101_v1.0, whole genome shotgun sequence genome has a window encoding:
- the LOC121253489 gene encoding ADP-ribosylation factor GTPase-activating protein AGD5-like — protein MQCSRIHRSLGVHISKVRSATLDTQLPEQVASIQAMGNEKKNNYWEAVLPPNYDAVGIENFIRAKDEDKRWISWGGKPKSPTIGQEDKASMLWQRRGKRSGKGHIPSSENTFEERKNTWPPNFSLATRITVPIPPKGPEQVTPIPKPHHAKKIEPELVVPQDEAKKQRGKAASAVSPPKALLYFSLSFSLLEESVASSGPLLFQWFPWMNFEYRRVFGCLVDVREFFEKMTKRYVGTWKAMVLVYVQGVVPKLFEEWPPKGIFEPLIEEENTPLFFSL, from the coding sequence ATGCAATGTTCTAGGATCCATAGAAGCCTAGGGGTACACATATCAAAGGTACGGTCTGCTACCCTGGACACTCAGCTTCCGGAGCAGGTTGCCTCTATTCAAGCAAtgggaaatgaaaagaaaaataattattgggaAGCAGTTCTACCCCCAAATTACGATGCAGTTGGAATTGAGAACTTTATTCGTGCAAAGGATGAAGATAAGAGATGGATTTCTTGGGGTGGAAAGCCAAAATCACCGACTATAGGGCAGGAAGACAAGGCTTCTATGCTTTGGCAGAGACGTGGGAAAAGAAGTGGGAAGGGCCATATTCCTAGTTCTGAAAATACATTTGAGGAAAGGAAAAATACATGGCCACCTAATTTTAGTCTTGCTACAAGGATTACTGTTCCTATTCCACCTAAAGGACCCGAGCAGGTTACTCCAATTCCAAAGCCCCATCATGCAAAGAAAATAGAACCAGAACTAGTAGTGCCCCAAGATGAAGCAAAAAAACAGCGGGGGAAGGCCGCTTCGGCTGTCTCTCCACCAAAAGCACTCCTCTATTTCTCCTTGAGTTTTTCATTGTTAGAAGAAAGTGTTGCAAGCAGCGGTCCTCTTCTCTTTCAGTGGTTCCCATGGATGAATTTTGAGTATAGAAGAGTATTTGGTTGTTTGGTTGATGTGAGAGagttttttgagaaaatgactAAAAGATATGTGGGGACTTGGAAGGCTATGGTTTTAGTATACGTGCAAGGGGTGGTGCCTAAGCTGTTTGAGGAATGGCCACCTAAGGGTATTTTTGAacctttgatagaggaagaaAATACCCCGCTGTTTTTCTCTTTATGA